AGGCAGCATATATGTCAACGTTTGGCATATCCCCATACTTGGCTGAATTACAATGAAAGGCTGTCATCTCTGAAAAAGATTGTGCTTTTGTTTGATGAGACACTAAATGGCCCACTACAATCAAGGCAGCTAGATATTCATGTGCGTTATTGGAATGGCAGTAGTATAACAACAAGATACCACTTGTCATATTTTCTAGGCCATTCAAGGGCTGATGACCTCCTAGATAAATTAAGAGAATCTAGCAGATTCTTTAATAGAGGTGGACTGCTACAGCTTTCCATGGATGGTCCAAACGTCAACTGGAAAGTTTTTGACATCTTTCAGGCAGAGCGTATGCAAGAGTCTTCTGTAAAACTTTTGAATGTGGGATCTTGTGGACTTCACATTGTTCACAACTCATTTAAAGCAGGCCATTCTGCCACATCCTGGGATATTGGATCCTGGCTGTCAGCATTACACTGGTTGTTTAAAGACAGTCCAGCTAGACGGGAAGATTTTATTAATCTTACAGGGACAAGTACATTTGCTTTGAGATTTTGTGGACACAGATGGCTGGAGAATGTTCCTACTATTCAGAGAGCTCTACAAATATGGCCAGCAGTGAAAGTGTAAATAAAGGGTGATAAATCTAAAGAACCCACATGTAAGTCATTCAAAAATCTTGTGGACTTTGCTGCTGATGCTCTGCTAGAAGCCAAGGCTcaaatttttttgtccattGCACAAGAACTCCAGCCTTTTCTGACTAAATATCAGACGGATTCACCTATGATGCCATTCATTGCTGAAGATTTGTTCACCACAATTAAATCTTTGCTAAGAAGGATACTTCAGGCTGAAACACTGAGCAAATTAAAAAGTCCACATGATCTTATTGCTCTTGATCTTAAAAGTAAGGACATCTTTTTGGCCTATTCAAAAATTGAAATAGGAATTGCTTCGTCTAAGGTGTTGCAGAAGATTAAGGCAACAGATCTGCAAATAATGACTCTAAAAAATGAGTGCAGGCAATTTATTTCAAGTCTAGTGGCTAAATTACTAGACAAATCACCAGTTATGATTCGTTTGGTACAGAAACTGTCCTGTCTGAATCCATCATTGATTGCATCATCTCCCCAACTAGCAGCTTCCTGATTTAGGGATTTGTTAACAATTCTGGCAGATTCTGGAAGGATTTCTTTAAATGACTGTGACCAGATTTACAACAAATTCATCAAATGCCTGGAAGCTTTGGAAGAAAACAATGTGAAACCAAAGTTTGAATTGTTTCATCCAGCAACAGAGCGTTTAGATGATTTTTTATACAACAATTTTAAACCACTTGATGCAGCTCTCTGGGATATTTTGAGACCCTTACTTTTGCTATCTCATGGCCAGGCGACAGTTGAAAGAGGGTTTTCGTATAACAAAGAAGTCATGATTGAAAATATGCATAAGGAAACTTTAGTTGCACAGAGAAGAATATGTGACTTTTTGAAAGTAAATGGTGGTGTTTTAGATGTAGCCATTACCAAACCTTTACTGACAGCTGCTGCCTCTGGACGTCAGAACTATCATCAATATTTGTGAAAAGAGAAGACTAAAAAAAAGCTGAGATGGCCAAAAATTTGAAAAGGAAAAGACATGATGATGAGCTGTCAGACTTAAAAGCAAAACGGGAAAAGCTCATGGAAGAAGAAAAATTTTTAAGGTCATTGGCTGACAAATATGCAGATGAGGCagaagcaaaacaaaatttcaaGCTTTTGTCAAAGTCTAATGACATGCGCCACGAGGCTAAAGTCAAGTTAGCTGAACTGGTTGTTCTAGAAAGAACAATACAGTCAAAGCTCCAGGAGCTTTTAGACTGTTGAGTTTCTCATCAtctgtatataatatatgtatatattaatctCTTTATGTaagtaaagaaaatgttttttatttaatcatatattatttgtcttttaaaaattgGTACCATTTGATGAATTTTTTGAGTCaggaaattttttttgaaaggcTGGAAAATGTCTGGAATTTAATTTTACTTAAGCTGTATGAACCATGCaattaagtaattttaaaatgaataatgttttttctcagataattgtaaagtgctatttaaaaataaataaatactagtacttaccattttgtttctgaagttTGAACACCTTCCAAGACTCTTGtactctactctaggtctagatctagagtaaatctagataatgaattacataattagatctagatctagtcctagagtaaatctagaggtctagatctatagtttagttcttaaaagttttaaagacaagtgtccgagatgcgcctcaaacgaaaaatcaaatagatctaaatcttatttactgtaataagtaaattttaattatttaatatttcttaaacagtaccgctttatttcttttagatgtagctaatattatctgacactgtaaaatctttaacaaaatATCACTAAAATCTTTTTGGACTTAACAGACGCAAACTAGGAcaccatttgtaaacaaacgGAGTATTGTCCACTGAAATGCCTCAaaagtaaaattacaaaaattataaaatgaaagatgtaaaaaaatgttcatttaaaatgattaattatgaaaatagtttattacatattatattgtaataacttaactgagccaactcaacgaggcacatatatctttatttacacgacatcacaagttcataaaacatcatctttcttaggcacagtcttttcacttcggctctcaacttcggcggaaatcgttctcctctctattgttgacatccttttaggtctagtctatcacagtgcgcaccttctagcactagcctggatggcggcgcgcatggcagagttataacattgcccccttcttagagcttttcgtcccaaaaagaaacagtgcagtggagGGTTGACAGTTTAGGTGGAGGTCGATTGGTGGGAACCACAGACGGTAGGGTGCCTGTTGCCATTGAAGCCATCTGCACGGTTTTCCATGgtcgtcgcttcctcttcttccagttggccagtctatgcTTGAGACGATATTGTGGTCGCTGCTTCGATCTCATGATGATAGTCACTGATGCCAGCCGGCTGACACAGGGAGAGTTACTGGAGGTTAGGGTTGCCAGCCACGTAACACAAATGGAGGTTGTGGCAATCACCGTAGattccagggttgttgttctaagacgctgagtcagcggaccttttccatggacgtGTCGTGACACAGCTGTAGGCTCACAGCTAGCCATGGTTTcaagcacatagtctttctcagcttcatctgtaaggtatgcccatgaagcatccttgtaatgttcatccaccgctacatcaggtttcgttgggattaattcaccaccgttcaagtcactctcactgatgtgtgcagaagtacacatttctgtcaagttcaggtcttgtagctgggtttcttggcatgggcactgtccccgcaggacgccgcatatacagttcatgtcaatcgcctggatgcagttgccaagtaaggagttctctcttatgccgctgccaaagtccaattcgttgtttctgcctcggccattgttggggcccgtattcgcaATATCACCcgacatccaaggcaaggaatcagaaacggtcttgaggctttcatggTATGAGTTCTCATCAAAgatactgacagataaacagaggcctttaaggtccatagcagCCAGCTTGgtcgcagacccaacgttgtcttgatctgtcctgctcgttgcaggtatacctggaacaaaagtttcaggcacataacagacttctcttgtttcttcatttgtctctctCCTTTCGAATTGGCACATCCCATTGAGATCGTTGCAGCAATCGTTGTGACGTTTCTCACCCTGAAAGTCATCCCCatcagacttgcccacaacacagtcacagacagcgctccaatccccagcgcctccatcaccactgtttgtgcagccacagtcctgaccaggtaactgctccttccctaacgagtttattcctccttttgcttgcgacacaattttatcactttggtctatttggccttctacttgcaatacactttTATCAACTTTGTTCAACATTATGTTCCTGCTCATGTTTCTCATCAT
This genomic stretch from Biomphalaria glabrata chromosome 4, xgBioGlab47.1, whole genome shotgun sequence harbors:
- the LOC129925661 gene encoding uncharacterized protein LOC129925661, with product MIGNMMRNMSRNIMLNKVDKSVLQVEGQIDQSDKIVSQAKGGINSLGKEQLPGQDCGCTNSGDGGAGDWSAVCDCVVGKSDGDDFQGEKRHNDCCNDLNGMCQFERRETNEETREVCYVPETFVPGIPATSRTDQDNVGSATKLAAMDLKGLCLSVSIFDENSYHESLKTVSDSLPWMSGDIANTGPNNGRGRNNELDFGSGIRENSLLGNCIQAIDMNCICGVLRGQCPCQETQLQDLNLTEMCTSAHISESDLNGGELIPTKPDVAVDEHYKDASWAYLTDEAEKDYVLETMASCEPTAVSRHVHGKGPLTQRLRTTTLESTVIATTSICVTWLATLTSSNSPCVSRLASVTIIMRSKQRPQYRLKHRLANWKKRKRRPWKTVQMASMATGTLPSVVPTNRPPPKLSTLHCTVSFWDEKL